In a genomic window of Clavelina lepadiformis chromosome 7, kaClaLepa1.1, whole genome shotgun sequence:
- the LOC143464759 gene encoding syntaxin-8-like isoform X2 yields MPDSWLADYSTCNQLCQDVAELINDRNTDARAGANIAPINGLIKKDLFNLKAIMEKLKFDLLKSSRSHTTTLGEVERRQNLFDTLTTKVRILTDAAECDRHPSGSNMNYSDRTALLSKEENGSTNFGNPWLETNEQISRLTPEQFRLKQEEVIQEQDKGLERISAALSRQKAIGINIGSEAEYQNDLIDDIHSRITLTDSRIKEQTHGVVNVTKKSSTCVLWLIIILLGILIIVIAALPR; encoded by the exons ATGCCCGATTCATG GCTTGCTGATTATTCTACCTGCAACCAATTGTGTCAAGATGTCGCAGAGTTAATCAATGATCGGAACACAGATGCTCGTGCTGGAGCCAATATTGCACCT ATCAATGGATTGATTAAAAAAGacctttttaatttaaaagcgATCAtggaaaaattgaagtttgatttattgAAATCATCAAGGTCTCACACAAC GACTCTTGGAGAAGTGGAGAGAAGACAAAATTTATTCGATACTTTGACAACAAAAGTTCGCATTTTAACCGATGCCGCTGAATGTGATCGTCATCCTTCTGGGTCAAACATGAATTACTCTGACAG GACGGCATTGTTgtcaaaagaagaaaatggtTCTACAAATTTCGGCAATCCATGGTTGGAAACCAATGAACAAATTTCAAGATTAACTCCCGAGCAATTCCGCCTGAAGCAGGAAGAAGTAATTCAAG AACAAGACAAAGGACTAGAACGTATATCAGCTGCCCTGAGCAGGCAAAAAGCTATCGGTATCAACATAGGCAGTGAAGCAGAATACCAAAACG ACTTGATTGATGATATTCACTCGCGCATTACTCTTACTGACTCTCGAATAAAAGAACAAACTCATGGGGTGGTGAATGTTACAAAAAAGTCCTCAACGTGTG TGTTGTGGCTTATTATTATATTGCTGGGAATTTTGATAATCGTCATTGCTGCCTTGCCAAGATAA
- the LOC143464759 gene encoding pyridine nucleotide-disulfide oxidoreductase domain-containing protein 1-like isoform X1 — protein METPVFVVVGGGVAGVSCAETLISYLPSCRVIIVSSSPLVKAVRNVQELTHTLVSFDIEETPIEDFEKSHSHIQVLHTDATRVDHENKLLHTSNNEVIAYTKLCICSGAKQKTIFPENDHVIGIRDTATAMELDAKLKNAKRVVVVGNGGIATELVFQVSNCDVVWVIKDKAISQVFFDPGAAEFFLPFLENNQDEATSSQGDCKQTIKRISYELDPKVEEMGQIRQAISGSALGPDWHRRLMLHGDGKNTKKITVEYECEVNEIITNHDVISRNTENDHLGKDWPVCVKLTNGKMIGCDFVVSATGVTPNNQLFLSLPCTVSSDGGVDIDQNMRVYGINDVYAAGDVCSTKTWPKSDHWIQMRLWTQARQMGIFAAQCMVRHYEGALSEGGASNVPVDICFDLFAHVTKFFGKKVCLLGRYNAQDLEKDKLELLLRTTPREEYIKVILMNGRMQGAILVGESDLEETFENLILNETDLSFLRENLLDPNVDIADYFD, from the coding sequence ATGGAAACACCAGTTTTTGTTGTAGTGGGCGGTGGTGTAGCAGGTGTATCTTGTGCTGAAACCTTAATTTCTTATTTACCAAGTTGTCGTGTGATCATTGTGTCTTCTTCTCCACTGGTCAAAGCTGTACGTAATGTACAGGAATTGACACACACCCTCGTGTCATTTGATATTGAAGAGACACCGATTGAGGATTTTGAAAAATCCCATTCGCACATTCAGGTACTTCATACAGATGCAACACGTGTCGACCACGAGAATAAACTCTTGCACACGTCTAACAATGAAGTGATAGCTTATACAAAGCTGTGCATTTGCAGTGGagcaaaacagaaaacaatatTCCCTGAAAACGATCATGTGATTGGAATCCGTGACACAGCAACAGCAATGGAACTTGATGCTAaactgaaaaatgcaaaaagagTTGTTGTAGTTGGTAATGGTGGCATTGCCACGGAACTTGTATTTCAGGTTAGCAATTGTGATGTTGTCTGGGTTATCAAAGATAAAGCAATAAGCCAAGTGTTTTTTGATCCTGGAGCTGCAGAATTTTTTCTTCCCTTTCTGGAAAATAATCAGGATGAAGCTACAAGTAGCCAAGGTGattgtaaacaaacaattaaacgTATAAGCTATGAGCTTGATCCCAAAGTTGAAGAAATGGGGCAAATTCGTCAGGCTATTTCTGGAAGTGCTTTGGGTCCAGACTGGCACCGTAGATTGATGCTGCATGGGGATGgcaaaaacacaaagaaaattaCAGTGGAATATGAATGTGAAGTCAATGAAATCATTACAAATCATGATGTCATATCTAGAAACACAGAAAATGATCATCTTGGTAAGGACTGGCCTGTATGTGTCAAGCTTACCAATGGCAAGATGATTGGTTGTGATTTTGTAGTTAGTGCAACCGGGGTAACACCAAACAACcaattatttttatcactACCCTGCACCGTCTCAAGCGATGGCGGTGTAGATATAGATCAAAATATGCGTGTCTATGGCATCAACGATGTCTACGCCGCAGGCGACGTCTGCAGCACAAAGACATGGCCCAAGTCAGATCACTGGATACAAATGAGACTGTGGACACAAGCCAGACAGATGGGCATTTTTGCAGCTCAGTGTATGGTGAGGCATTACGAAGGGGCTTTATCAGAAGGAGGGGCATCAAATGTGCCAGTCGACATATGCTTTGATCTTTTTGCCCATGTGACCAAATTTTTCGGAAAAAAGGTTTGCTTACTCGGTCGCTACAATGCACAGGACCTTGAAAAGGATAAACTTGAACTATTACTGCGTACTACACCCAGAGAAGAATACATAAAAGTTATTCTCATGAATGGACGAATGCAAGGTGCCATATTAGTCGGCGAAAGTGATTTAGAGGAAACCTTTGAGAACTTGATATTAAATGAAACAGATCTGTCATTTTTGCGAGAAAATTTGCTTGACCCAAACGTTGACATAGCAGACTATTTTGATTAA